In the Caenorhabditis elegans chromosome X genome, one interval contains:
- the C43C3.4 gene encoding Penicillin-binding protein (Confirmed by transcript evidence) yields the protein MHGALEDFLTKRGYSKYALQSEIVTEDMLDGMSFEANSYSISKDKNGNDQVQINQADGKPFETQTTVVQSCN from the exons ATGCATGGAGCTTTGGaggattttttgacaaaacggGGATACTCAAA atacgCATTGCAATCTGAAATTGTCACGGAAGATATGCTAGATGGAATGAGCTTCGAGGCCAATAGTTATTCTatttcaaaagacaaaaacggAAATGATCAAGTGCAAATCAATCAAG cagatGGCAAACCATTTGAAACACAAACGACAGTTGTCCAGAGTTGCAACTAA
- the ifp-1 gene encoding Intermediate filament protein ifp-1 (Confirmed by transcript evidence), which translates to MDSANARDCLLHLARAKLSERQDLVQLNDQFVDIIEHVHYMEAEHTALEHDYNLLKSGVQSDSSGINEIYNVEIRTVRSGIEEINRSRHELLNEQTQLSHQVKEAEQLWRHTAKSALGVPKEVDDEFHRICHIKMEDCITKRRIKYMEDKLRLIKQNNGRIFEHINLMRMRKDQAVSLQQEYLLRKNELLHSIRNMEEDNKKIIMNEHKYFVRDRNADRHVFRDQLRKAIADIRADYEANRLRNEEEIRIRLEREIHRMNTTMPGVVCYDKLREELSIVKNNLSGLQKQVSEVEIRNNSLTQQIEFYRLEISENNKLFEDTLEFKIKEIEKMREQCTAISVELEKLCDLNIDLQKEIAKYRELLDRSGDPRANAPSTQVIASALSRQNYSSISDHHSRTSSGIVQHTAHHAVRDSSSSRTGTTIHETITHTPIPIPATLPVQPIREYTYSRDASPIRPSYTPYQQESRADSRSSLRERIQIETLQGTLPVLPSHSVETIRASDNTRLVRDLSAGGQINTTQINNPYASRTPTSSVNDRIASERRDSEIRRNDALHQPYPIGGAVPRVEPTIFNERAPGYTHINSNFPLITPVTEGATVPSYYDTFNRNSSQRGPHHSSYHAATGSVSNSISTTLLNEGSIEHSSSSDSVDEDNFQRFTRWYKGRVKISDVTADFVQLVNRSSKKSADVGGFKLIHEFGNKSVYVDLPVGLILAPKDSLKIYARGATHERGAVIAEIDFFDTTIHTNTSIRNTNNEVKSWFVYTSNTEIGDADHHHH; encoded by the exons ATGGATTCCGCTAACGCTAGGGATTGTCTACTACATCTGGCAAGAGCTAAGCTCTCTGAGCGACAAGACCTTGTTCAGCTCAACGATCAGTTTGTGGATATCATCGAACAT gtccACTATATGGAAGCTGAGCACACTGCTTTGGAACACGACTACAATTTGCTAAAAAGTGGAGTCCAGAGCGACAGTAGTGGAATTAATGAAATTTACAATGTTGAGATCAGG ACTGTCAGATCGGGAATTGAAGAAATTAACCGAAGCCGGCACGAACTACTAAATGAGCAAACCCAGTTGTCCCATCAAGTCAAAGAAGCCGAACAACTTTGGAGACACACTGCAAAATCAGCTTTGGGGGTTCCCAAAGAGGTTGATGATGAGTTCCATAGAATCTGTCATATCAAGATGGAAGATTGTATCACTAAGAGAAGAATCAAGTATATGGAGGATAAGCTCAGACTGATCAAACAGAACAATGgaagaatttttgagcatattAATTTGATGAGAATG AGAAAAGATCAAGCTGTCAGTCTGCAACAAGAATATCTTCTTCGCAAGAATGAGTTGTTGCACAGTATCCGAAATATGGAGGAAGACAACAAAAAGATTATCATGAATGAGCACAAATACTTTGTTCGTGATCGCAATGCGGATCGTCACGTCTTCCGCGATCAACTTCGCAAGGCAATTGCTGATATTCGTGCTGATTATGAGGCTAACAGATTGAGAAACGAagaagaaattcgaattcgcTTGGAAAGGGAAATCCATCGAATGAATACCACTATGCCAGGAGTAGTTTGCTATGACAAACTGAGAGAGGAGCTTTCGATTGTTAAGAACAATCTTTCTGGATTGCAGAAACAAGTTTCTGAAGTTGAAATCAGa aacaattctCTCACTCAACAAATTGAATTCTATCGTctggaaatttcggaaaataacAAGCTTTTCGAGGATACtttggaattcaaaataaaGGAAATTGAGAAGATGAGAGAGCAATGCACTGCCATCAGTGTTGAATTGGAGAAACTTTGTGACTTAAACATT GACTTGCAAAAGGAAATCGCAAAATATCGGGAACTTCTCGACAGATCTGGAGATCCTCGTGCAAATGCGCCAAGTACTCAAGTTATAGCAAGCGCGCTTAGTCGACAGAACTACAGCAGCATTTCTGACCACCATAGCCGAACTTCTTCTGGAATAGTTCAGCACACTGCTCATCACGCTGTGAGAGATTCCTCGTCGTCCAGAACTGGTACCACTATTCATGAGACCATCACTCACACGCCAATTCCAATTCCTGCTACACTTCCTGTTCAACCAATTCGTGAATATACTTATTCGAGGGACGCGAGCCCGATTCGTCCATCATATACTCCGTACCAGCAGGAGTCTCGTGCTGATAGCCGATCTTCTCTCAGGGAGAGAATTCAAATCGAGACTCTCCAAGGCACACTTCCGGTTCTGCCAAGCCATTCGGTTGAAACAATTCGTGCTTCAGATAACACCCGATTAGTGAGAGACCTTAGCGCGGGAGGTCAGATTAACACAACACAGATTAACAATCCATACGCGTCTCGTACTCCAACTTCATCGGTCAATGATAGGATTGCAAGCGAACGTCGTGATAGTGAAATTCGTCGCAACGATGCTTTACATCAACCTTATCCAATTGGTGGTGCCGTTCCTCGAGTTGAGcctacaatttttaatgaacgTGCTCCCGGTTACACTCATATTAATAGCAACTTCCCGCTAATTACGCCAGTGACTGAAGGAGCTACTGTCCCCTCATACTACGATACTTTTAATCGGAACTCGAGCCAAAGAGGGCCACATCATTCGAGCTATCATGCAGCAACAGGCTCAGTGAGCAATAGCATCTCCACTACTCTACTCAATGAAGGATCAATTGAACATAGCAGTA GTTCCGATAGTGTTGACGAGGACAACTTCCAGAGATTCACTAGATGGTACAAGGGGAGAGTGAAGATTTCG GATGTGACTGCAGATTTTGTTCAACTTGTAAATAGAAGCTCGAAAAAATCGGCAGACGTTGGTGGCTTCAAACTTATTCACGAGTTTGGAAACAAGAGCGTATATGTTGATCTTCCAGTTGGATTGATCCTTGCACCCAAGGATAGCTTGAAG atctACGCTCGTGGAGCAACTCATGAAAGAGGAGCAGTTATTGCTGAAATTGACTTCTTCGATACCACCATCCATACCAATACATCAATCAGAAACACGAATAATGAG GTGAAATCGTGGTTTGTTTACACGAGCAACACTGAAATCGGAGATGCagaccatcatcatcattga